From a region of the Streptomyces venezuelae genome:
- a CDS encoding HNH endonuclease family protein, with amino-acid sequence MGPSRPLAAVLALALAGPAAAGCHHDDTAAAQASAVALVAQVPLTRAGFPPDAAAAKAQLARLKVEWGRNWQTYKREDFGRYWSDETDAVGGRNGCDTRDDVLRRDLKELRVGDRNPCVVLSGVLHDPYTGKELPYTYRRASQIQTDHVVALGAAWRGGAYAWTPQRRLEYANDLDVLLAVDKQTNQDKGSRTADKWRPPRRAYWCEYARRYTGIKTEYGLSVTAPEKLALQDMLASCTA; translated from the coding sequence ATGGGTCCCTCCCGGCCGCTCGCCGCCGTCCTCGCGCTCGCCCTCGCCGGGCCGGCGGCGGCCGGGTGCCACCACGACGACACCGCGGCCGCGCAGGCCAGCGCCGTCGCCCTGGTCGCGCAGGTGCCGCTCACCCGCGCCGGGTTCCCGCCGGACGCGGCCGCCGCGAAGGCGCAGCTGGCCCGGCTGAAGGTCGAGTGGGGCCGCAACTGGCAGACGTACAAGCGTGAGGACTTCGGCCGGTACTGGTCCGACGAGACCGACGCCGTCGGCGGCCGCAACGGCTGCGACACCCGCGACGACGTGCTGCGCCGGGACCTCAAGGAGCTCCGCGTGGGGGACCGGAACCCCTGTGTCGTGCTCTCCGGGGTGCTGCACGACCCGTACACGGGCAAGGAACTGCCCTACACCTACCGGCGCGCCTCGCAGATCCAGACCGACCACGTGGTGGCGCTCGGCGCCGCCTGGCGGGGCGGCGCGTACGCGTGGACCCCGCAGCGCCGGCTGGAGTACGCCAACGACCTCGACGTACTGCTCGCCGTGGACAAGCAGACCAACCAGGACAAGGGCAGCAGGACGGCCGACAAGTGGCGGCCGCCCCGGCGTGCGTACTGGTGCGAGTACGCGCGCCGCTACACCGGCATCAAGACCGAGTACGGCCTGTCCGTGACGGCCCCGGAGAAGCTCGCCCTCCAGGACATGCTGGCCAGCTGCACGGCTTAG
- a CDS encoding DUF2199 domain-containing protein: MTTHLPSCACCGETLADERRIDFGYDLPDAAFGLPEEAVHRLGVRGLLRVDGVGCFIRCLLAVRLTHGTELVLGAWVEVDEDTLRRADELWEQPGYADLSIEGTFANRIQPWGDDLLGAAVTAKVADPEELPCVVEVRHPVASRVLTRTWDRDHVLSRFPYPLPVDVRTDLGGRWSVLRSAGLTASFADGADHFTAPDRSASVSLMRDDVPGRAPEDFLDALLSGAPDTRPAQRLREALGEGVRYAFWLTRQDNGRPRHEFYGMAVTAGTAAGIYCTYEDPADLDWAQRTWRSLDRAVNGAAR, encoded by the coding sequence ATGACCACGCACCTCCCCTCCTGCGCCTGCTGCGGCGAGACGCTCGCCGACGAGCGCCGCATCGACTTCGGCTACGACCTGCCCGACGCCGCCTTCGGCCTGCCCGAGGAGGCCGTCCACCGGCTCGGCGTGCGCGGCCTGCTCCGGGTGGACGGGGTCGGCTGCTTCATACGCTGCCTGCTGGCCGTCCGGCTCACGCACGGCACCGAGCTGGTCCTCGGCGCCTGGGTGGAGGTGGACGAGGACACCCTGCGGCGCGCCGACGAGCTGTGGGAGCAGCCCGGCTACGCGGACCTGTCGATCGAGGGCACCTTCGCCAACCGGATCCAGCCCTGGGGCGACGACCTGCTCGGCGCAGCGGTCACCGCGAAGGTCGCCGACCCGGAGGAACTGCCCTGCGTCGTCGAGGTGCGCCACCCGGTGGCCTCCCGCGTCCTGACCCGGACCTGGGACCGCGACCACGTCCTCAGCCGCTTCCCGTACCCGCTGCCGGTGGACGTGCGCACCGACCTCGGCGGCCGCTGGTCGGTGCTGCGCAGCGCCGGTCTCACCGCCTCCTTCGCCGACGGGGCCGACCACTTCACCGCCCCGGACCGCAGCGCCTCCGTCAGCCTGATGCGGGACGACGTCCCCGGCCGCGCCCCCGAGGACTTCCTCGACGCCCTGCTGTCCGGGGCCCCCGACACGCGGCCGGCCCAGCGGCTCCGCGAGGCACTGGGGGAGGGCGTGCGGTACGCGTTCTGGCTGACCCGGCAGGACAACGGCCGGCCGCGCCACGAGTTCTACGGCATGGCCGTCACCGCGGGAACCGCCGCCGGGATCTACTGCACCTACGAGGACCCCGCCGACCTGGACTGGGCCCAGCGGACCTGGCGCTCCCTCGACCGCGCGGTGAACGGCGCCGCGCGCTGA
- a CDS encoding replication-associated recombination protein A: MEPDLFTAAAEERQEKDPASSPLAVRMRPRTLDEVVGQQHLLKPGSPLRRLVGEGAGGPAGASSVILWGPPGIGKTTLAYVVSQATQKRFVELSAITAGVKEVRAVIEGAKRAAGGYGKETVLFLDEIHRFSKAQQDSLLPAVENRWVTLIAATTENPYFSIISPLLSRSLLLTLEPLTDEDLSALMRRALTEERGLGGAVSLPKDAEAHLLRIAGGDARRALTALEAGAGSAIAKGEDEITLQTLEEAVDRVAVRYDRDGDQHYDVASALIKSIRGSDVDAALHYLARMIEAGEDPRFIARRLMISASEDIGLADPTALPIAVAAAQAVAMIGFPEAALTLSHATIALALAPKSNTATTAIGAALADVRAGLAGSVPTHLRDGHYKGAAKLGHAQGYVYPHDVPGAIAAQQYAPDEIQGKRYYEPTRYGAEARYADVVEKVRERLRGTGA, encoded by the coding sequence GTGGAACCAGACCTGTTCACCGCCGCTGCCGAAGAACGCCAGGAGAAGGACCCCGCGAGCTCTCCGCTCGCCGTCCGGATGCGCCCGCGCACCCTGGACGAGGTCGTCGGCCAGCAGCACCTGCTGAAGCCCGGATCACCGCTGCGGCGGCTGGTCGGGGAAGGGGCCGGCGGCCCGGCCGGTGCCTCCTCGGTGATCCTCTGGGGCCCGCCCGGCATCGGCAAGACCACCCTGGCGTACGTCGTCAGCCAGGCCACGCAGAAGCGGTTCGTGGAGCTGTCCGCCATCACCGCGGGCGTCAAAGAGGTACGGGCCGTCATCGAGGGCGCCAAGCGCGCGGCCGGGGGCTACGGCAAGGAGACCGTCCTCTTCCTCGACGAGATCCACCGCTTCAGCAAGGCACAGCAGGACTCGCTGCTCCCGGCCGTCGAGAACCGCTGGGTGACGCTGATCGCGGCCACCACCGAGAATCCGTACTTCTCGATCATCTCCCCGCTGCTGTCGCGCTCGCTGCTGCTGACGCTGGAACCGCTGACCGACGAGGACCTGAGCGCCCTGATGCGGCGCGCGCTCACCGAGGAGCGGGGCCTGGGCGGGGCCGTCTCCCTGCCGAAGGATGCCGAGGCGCACCTGCTGCGGATCGCCGGCGGCGACGCCCGGAGGGCACTGACGGCGCTGGAGGCGGGCGCCGGGTCGGCCATCGCCAAGGGCGAGGACGAGATCACCCTCCAGACGCTGGAGGAGGCCGTCGACCGGGTCGCGGTCCGGTACGACAGGGACGGCGACCAGCACTACGACGTGGCCAGCGCGCTGATCAAGTCGATCCGCGGCTCGGACGTCGACGCCGCGCTGCACTACCTGGCCCGGATGATCGAGGCAGGCGAGGACCCCCGGTTCATCGCCCGCCGCCTGATGATCTCCGCGAGCGAGGACATCGGCCTGGCGGACCCGACGGCCCTGCCGATCGCGGTGGCCGCGGCCCAGGCGGTGGCGATGATCGGCTTCCCGGAGGCGGCGCTGACCCTCTCGCACGCCACGATCGCGCTGGCCCTGGCCCCGAAGTCGAACACCGCCACGACCGCGATCGGCGCGGCGCTGGCCGACGTACGGGCGGGCCTCGCCGGCTCCGTCCCGACGCACCTGCGGGACGGCCACTACAAGGGCGCGGCCAAGCTGGGGCACGCACAGGGGTACGTCTACCCGCACGACGTGCCGGGCGCGATCGCCGCGCAGCAGTACGCGCCGGACGAGATCCAGGGCAAGCGGTACTACGAGCCCACCCGGTACGGCGCCGAGGCCCGCTACGCGGACGTGGTGGAGAAGGTCCGCGAACGCCTGCGGGGCACCGGGGCCTGA
- a CDS encoding vitamin K epoxide reductase family protein, whose product MTTRSADADTARGRTVAGSRALALLLVITGAAGLLAAWVITIDKFKLLEDPTFKPACSLNPIVSCGNIMTSDQASAFGFPNPMLGLVAYGIVICVGMSMLAGASFRRWYWLTFNAGTLFGVVFCAWLMYQSLYNINSLCLWCCLAWVATIFMFWYVTAHNVREGLLPAPGWLRSFLDEFTWVLPVLHVGIIGMLILTRWWDFWTS is encoded by the coding sequence ATGACGACACGAAGCGCGGACGCGGACACCGCCCGGGGCAGGACCGTCGCGGGAAGCCGGGCGCTGGCCCTGCTCCTGGTCATCACCGGGGCCGCGGGCCTGCTCGCCGCCTGGGTGATCACGATCGACAAGTTCAAGCTGCTGGAGGACCCGACCTTCAAGCCCGCCTGCAGCCTCAACCCGATCGTCTCCTGCGGCAACATCATGACGAGCGACCAGGCGTCGGCCTTCGGCTTCCCGAACCCGATGCTCGGACTCGTCGCCTACGGGATCGTGATCTGCGTCGGCATGAGCATGCTGGCCGGGGCCTCGTTCCGCCGCTGGTACTGGCTCACCTTCAACGCCGGCACCCTCTTCGGCGTCGTCTTCTGCGCCTGGCTGATGTACCAGTCGCTGTACAACATCAACTCGCTCTGCCTGTGGTGCTGCCTGGCCTGGGTCGCCACGATCTTCATGTTCTGGTACGTCACCGCGCACAACGTCCGCGAAGGGCTGCTGCCCGCCCCGGGCTGGCTCAGGTCCTTCCTCGACGAGTTCACCTGGGTCCTGCCCGTCCTGCACGTCGGGATCATCGGGATGCTGATCCTGACCCGCTGGTGGGACTTCTGGACCTCCTGA
- the hisS gene encoding histidine--tRNA ligase translates to MATFQAPKGTYDLIPPVSVKYLAVREAIAAPLRNSGYGYIETPGFEDVGLFARGVGESTDIVSKEMYAFETKGGDQLALRPEGTASVLRAALEASLHKKGNLPVKLWYSGSYYRYEKPQAGRYRHFSQVGAEAIGAEDPALDAELIILADQAYRSLGLSDFRILLNSLGDKECRPVYREALQSFLRGLDLDAETMRRAEINPLRVLDDKRADVQKQLVGAPVLRDYLCDACKAYHEQVRVLVTAAGVAFEDDDKLVRGLDYYTRTTFEFVHEGLGIAVGGGGRYDGLSEMIGGPALPSVGWALGVDRTVLALEKEGVELDIPASTSVFAVALGEAKATVFGLVTQLRKAGVAADMSYGGKGLKGAMKDANRSGARFAVVAGDRDLAEGVVQLKDMESGEQSAVPVTELIDTVKARLA, encoded by the coding sequence GTGGCTACTTTTCAGGCCCCCAAGGGCACGTACGACCTGATCCCGCCGGTCTCCGTGAAGTACCTGGCGGTTCGCGAGGCCATCGCGGCCCCGCTGCGGAACTCCGGCTACGGCTACATCGAGACCCCCGGCTTCGAGGACGTGGGCCTCTTCGCCCGCGGCGTCGGCGAGTCCACCGACATCGTCTCCAAGGAGATGTACGCCTTCGAGACCAAGGGCGGCGACCAGCTCGCCCTGCGTCCCGAGGGCACCGCCTCCGTGCTGCGCGCCGCCCTGGAGGCGAGCCTGCACAAGAAGGGCAACCTGCCCGTCAAGCTCTGGTACTCCGGCTCGTACTACCGTTACGAGAAGCCGCAGGCGGGCCGCTACCGCCACTTCTCGCAGGTCGGCGCCGAGGCGATCGGCGCCGAGGACCCGGCGCTGGACGCCGAGCTGATCATCCTGGCCGACCAGGCCTACCGCTCGCTCGGCCTGAGCGACTTCCGGATCCTGCTGAACTCGCTGGGCGACAAGGAGTGCCGCCCGGTGTACCGGGAGGCGCTGCAGTCCTTCCTGAGGGGCCTCGACCTCGACGCGGAGACGATGCGCCGCGCCGAGATCAACCCGCTGCGCGTGCTCGACGACAAGCGGGCCGACGTCCAGAAGCAGCTCGTCGGCGCCCCGGTGCTGCGCGACTACCTGTGCGACGCGTGCAAGGCGTACCACGAGCAGGTCCGGGTCCTGGTGACCGCGGCCGGCGTCGCCTTCGAGGACGACGACAAGCTGGTGCGCGGCCTGGACTACTACACCCGCACCACCTTCGAGTTCGTCCACGAGGGCCTGGGCATCGCGGTCGGCGGCGGCGGCCGCTACGACGGCCTGTCCGAGATGATCGGCGGCCCCGCGCTGCCGTCGGTCGGCTGGGCGCTCGGCGTGGACCGCACGGTCCTCGCGCTGGAGAAGGAGGGCGTCGAGCTCGACATCCCCGCGTCGACCTCGGTGTTCGCGGTGGCGCTGGGCGAGGCGAAGGCGACCGTGTTCGGCCTGGTGACGCAGCTGCGCAAGGCGGGCGTCGCGGCCGACATGTCGTACGGCGGCAAGGGCCTCAAGGGCGCCATGAAGGACGCGAACCGCAGCGGTGCCCGCTTCGCGGTCGTGGCCGGCGACCGGGACCTCGCCGAGGGCGTCGTCCAGCTGAAGGACATGGAGTCCGGCGAGCAGTCGGCCGTGCCCGTGACCGAGCTGATCGACACGGTCAAGGCCCGCCTCGCCTGA
- a CDS encoding MBL fold metallo-hydrolase produces the protein MLIAGFPAGAWGTNCYVVAPAAGEECVIIDPGHQAAQGVEETLKKHRLKPVAVVLTHGHIDHVASVVPVCGAHDVPAWIHPEDRYMMSDPEKALGRSIGMPLMGELTVGEPDDVRELADGAALKLAGMDFSVAHAPGHTKGSVTFRMPELADVPPVFFSGDLLFAGSIGRTDLPGGSHTEILESLARVCLPLDDSTVVLSGHGPQTTIGRERATNPYLREVAAGLGDGTAAPRRGM, from the coding sequence GTGCTGATTGCCGGGTTCCCCGCAGGCGCTTGGGGCACCAACTGCTACGTGGTCGCCCCCGCCGCCGGTGAGGAGTGCGTCATCATCGACCCGGGCCACCAGGCCGCCCAGGGTGTCGAGGAGACGCTGAAGAAGCATCGGCTCAAGCCCGTCGCGGTCGTGCTGACCCATGGACACATCGATCATGTGGCCTCGGTGGTCCCGGTGTGCGGAGCACACGACGTACCGGCCTGGATCCACCCCGAGGACCGCTACATGATGAGCGACCCGGAGAAGGCCCTCGGCCGCTCCATCGGGATGCCCCTCATGGGCGAGCTGACCGTGGGCGAGCCGGACGACGTCCGTGAGCTGGCCGACGGGGCCGCCCTGAAATTGGCCGGAATGGACTTCTCCGTGGCGCACGCACCCGGGCATACCAAGGGGTCGGTGACGTTCCGGATGCCCGAGCTGGCCGACGTCCCGCCGGTCTTCTTCTCGGGTGACCTGCTCTTCGCCGGCTCCATCGGACGCACCGACCTGCCCGGCGGCTCCCACACCGAGATCCTGGAGTCGCTGGCCCGCGTGTGCCTGCCGCTCGACGACTCGACCGTGGTGCTGTCCGGCCACGGTCCCCAGACCACCATCGGCCGCGAGCGCGCGACCAACCCGTACCTCCGGGAAGTCGCCGCCGGGCTCGGAGACGGCACCGCCGCTCCACGACGAGGAATGTGA
- a CDS encoding peptidylprolyl isomerase, whose product MVTSDQRRRQLAKEKYERQQKRRAEARRKSRQRAAVIGAAVAVVIATLVGLIVGGVFDKDKKDQAADPSANPSASASEPAPKQSPSPEMAIDQKAKYTFALKTSAGDINFTMDAAKTPQTVNSFKSLADKGYFDNTKCHRLTAGGIFVLQCGDPEGTGRGGPGYNIPDENLDSLGKANEQGQVVYPAGTVAMANTGQPGSGGSQFFLVYKDSPLAPSYTPFGKIDAGGMKVLEEIAKAGTVDGGQDGAPKTEVKIEKGTVTQN is encoded by the coding sequence GTGGTCACGAGCGATCAGCGACGGCGACAGCTCGCCAAGGAGAAGTACGAGCGCCAGCAGAAGCGCCGGGCCGAGGCCCGCCGGAAGTCGCGTCAGCGCGCGGCCGTGATCGGCGCGGCCGTGGCCGTGGTGATCGCGACGCTGGTGGGTCTGATCGTGGGCGGTGTCTTCGACAAGGACAAGAAGGACCAGGCCGCCGACCCGTCCGCGAACCCGTCGGCCTCGGCGAGCGAGCCCGCGCCCAAGCAGTCCCCCTCGCCGGAGATGGCGATCGACCAGAAGGCGAAGTACACCTTCGCGCTGAAGACCAGCGCGGGTGACATCAACTTCACGATGGACGCGGCGAAGACCCCGCAGACCGTGAACTCCTTCAAGTCGCTCGCCGACAAGGGCTACTTCGACAACACCAAGTGCCACCGGCTGACGGCCGGCGGGATCTTCGTGCTCCAGTGCGGCGACCCCGAGGGCACCGGCCGCGGCGGTCCGGGCTACAACATCCCGGACGAGAACCTGGACTCGCTGGGCAAGGCCAACGAGCAGGGCCAGGTCGTCTACCCCGCCGGCACCGTGGCGATGGCCAACACCGGTCAGCCCGGCTCGGGCGGCAGCCAGTTCTTCCTGGTCTACAAGGACAGCCCGCTGGCACCGTCGTACACGCCGTTCGGCAAGATCGACGCGGGCGGCATGAAGGTCCTGGAGGAGATCGCGAAGGCCGGTACGGTCGACGGCGGCCAGGACGGCGCGCCCAAGACCGAAGTGAAGATCGAGAAGGGCACCGTCACCCAGAACTGA
- a CDS encoding DUF349 domain-containing protein produces MSSDPWGRVDETGTVYVRTSEGEQVVGSWQAGTPEEALAYFERKYEGLVVEIGLLEKRVRTTDLSAKDAQTAIDHLRTQVDEHHAVGDLDALRVRLDKLVTTVESRREERKAAKAKQTDEARAAKDALVVEAEQLAQSDQWRSAGERLRALVDIWKGLPRLDRKSDDELWHRFSHARSAFSKRRKAHFASLDAQREDARKVKEKLVAEAESLSKSTDWGPTAARYRELMADWKAAGRAQRESEDDLWNRFRGAQDVFFAARSEVFAERDAEQIENLKLKEELADEAEKLVPITDLKAARAAFRSLNERWEAIGHVPRDARPKVEGRMHSVERAIQEAEEGEWRRTNPEARARAAGLTGQLQAAVDKLREQIDAARAAGNNAKADKLSRELEGRQALLDQALKGLEEFGG; encoded by the coding sequence GTGAGCAGCGACCCGTGGGGCCGAGTCGACGAGACGGGCACCGTGTACGTGCGTACTTCCGAGGGCGAGCAGGTCGTCGGATCGTGGCAGGCCGGCACCCCTGAGGAGGCCCTGGCCTATTTCGAGCGCAAGTACGAGGGCCTGGTGGTCGAGATCGGCCTCCTCGAAAAGCGGGTGCGGACCACTGATCTGTCCGCCAAGGACGCCCAGACGGCGATCGACCACCTGCGGACGCAGGTCGACGAGCACCATGCCGTGGGTGACCTGGACGCCCTGCGCGTGCGGCTGGACAAGCTGGTCACGACCGTGGAGTCCCGGCGCGAGGAGCGCAAGGCGGCGAAGGCCAAGCAGACGGACGAGGCCCGTGCGGCCAAGGACGCCCTGGTCGTCGAGGCCGAGCAGCTGGCCCAGAGCGACCAGTGGCGCAGTGCCGGTGAGCGGCTGCGTGCCCTGGTGGACATCTGGAAGGGGCTGCCGCGCCTCGACCGCAAGTCGGACGACGAGCTGTGGCACCGGTTCTCCCACGCGCGTTCCGCCTTCTCCAAGCGCCGCAAGGCGCACTTCGCCTCGCTGGACGCGCAGCGCGAGGATGCCCGCAAGGTCAAGGAGAAGCTGGTCGCGGAGGCCGAGTCGCTGTCGAAGTCGACCGACTGGGGTCCGACGGCCGCCCGCTACCGCGAGCTGATGGCCGACTGGAAGGCGGCGGGCCGGGCGCAGCGCGAGTCCGAGGACGACCTGTGGAACCGCTTCCGCGGTGCGCAGGACGTGTTCTTCGCGGCCCGCAGCGAGGTCTTCGCGGAGCGTGACGCCGAGCAGATCGAGAACCTGAAGCTCAAGGAGGAGCTGGCCGACGAGGCCGAGAAGCTCGTCCCGATCACGGACCTGAAGGCGGCCCGTGCCGCGTTCCGCTCCCTCAACGAGCGCTGGGAGGCCATCGGCCACGTGCCGCGGGACGCCCGGCCGAAGGTCGAGGGCCGGATGCACTCGGTCGAGCGGGCGATCCAGGAGGCCGAGGAGGGCGAGTGGCGTCGTACGAACCCGGAGGCGCGGGCCCGTGCGGCCGGTCTGACGGGTCAGCTGCAGGCGGCGGTCGACAAGCTGCGTGAGCAGATCGACGCGGCGCGTGCGGCGGGCAACAACGCCAAGGCCGACAAGCTCTCGCGCGAGCTGGAGGGCCGCCAGGCCCTGCTGGACCAGGCGCTGAAGGGCCTGGAGGAGTTCGGCGGCTGA
- a CDS encoding caspase domain-containing protein encodes MTGLPDPSASRAVVIGSAAYRHLAALPAVEANVKDLAAELCDVTVWGLPAQHCTVVLDPQHPAELLDPVGRAGEEATDTLLVYYAGHGMRDAATADLYLALQDSREHVGYTAVAYQHLRSALRDSGARRKVVVLDCCFSGRAASTLAGDQDALAAQAAVEGAYVLTASPRDRVALAPDGERHTAFTGELLTILRDGIPEGPELIDLETLCRTMEGRLRAKNRPLPQHAQEMGMGRLRLVRNRARAVRGTPAGPVLAADVRSAMVVAGLGLARTLRAVGRTRDALPVLRLALQERAPDGEGDLLAAQLELSDMLEETGQTREAVEVLEQAFQQVHRFYGPESVQVCRRLAALLQESGNHVQACAVLEHALDLFQDGSRART; translated from the coding sequence ATGACGGGACTGCCTGACCCCTCGGCCTCCCGCGCCGTCGTCATCGGCAGCGCCGCGTACCGGCACCTGGCCGCCCTCCCGGCCGTCGAGGCCAACGTCAAGGACCTCGCCGCCGAACTGTGCGACGTGACCGTCTGGGGGCTGCCCGCGCAGCACTGCACGGTCGTCCTCGACCCGCAGCACCCCGCCGAGCTCCTCGACCCCGTGGGCCGGGCGGGGGAGGAGGCCACCGACACGCTCCTGGTCTACTACGCCGGGCACGGCATGCGGGACGCGGCGACCGCTGACCTCTACCTCGCCCTCCAGGACTCCCGCGAGCACGTCGGGTACACCGCCGTCGCCTACCAGCACCTGCGCTCCGCCCTGCGCGACTCGGGGGCCCGGCGCAAGGTGGTCGTCCTCGACTGCTGCTTCAGCGGCCGGGCCGCCTCCACCCTCGCGGGGGACCAGGACGCACTCGCCGCCCAGGCCGCCGTGGAGGGCGCGTACGTCCTCACGGCCTCCCCGCGCGACCGGGTCGCCCTGGCCCCCGACGGAGAGCGCCACACCGCCTTCACGGGCGAACTGCTGACCATCCTGCGCGACGGGATCCCCGAAGGGCCCGAACTGATCGACCTGGAAACCCTCTGCCGCACCATGGAGGGCCGGCTCCGGGCCAAGAACCGCCCCCTGCCCCAGCACGCCCAGGAGATGGGGATGGGCCGGCTGCGGCTCGTACGCAACCGGGCGCGCGCCGTACGCGGCACCCCCGCCGGGCCGGTCCTCGCCGCCGACGTCCGCTCCGCCATGGTGGTGGCCGGGCTCGGGCTCGCCCGCACCCTGCGGGCCGTGGGCCGCACCCGGGACGCGCTGCCCGTCCTGCGCCTCGCACTCCAGGAACGGGCGCCGGACGGAGAGGGCGACCTCCTCGCGGCGCAGCTCGAACTGTCCGACATGCTGGAGGAGACCGGACAGACGCGCGAGGCCGTGGAAGTGCTGGAGCAGGCGTTTCAGCAGGTGCACCGCTTCTACGGGCCCGAGTCCGTCCAGGTGTGCCGGCGGCTGGCCGCGCTGCTCCAGGAGTCCGGCAACCACGTCCAGGCCTGCGCGGTCCTGGAACACGCGCTGGACCTGTTCCAGGACGGCAGCCGGGCCCGGACCTGA
- a CDS encoding effector-associated constant component EACC1, with product MDPNRPGLGPEAELRSLHLWLREDETVHREARGRIRSGAPVTAAGGTAMGTSGFDLLQLTVGSALSTGSLVVSVLQWQASRRGRGPALTVRHGAYEVTLTGDEAGDPAALDRIVAALENGSGDADPDGAHDGTA from the coding sequence GTGGATCCGAACAGACCGGGACTCGGCCCGGAGGCCGAACTGCGGTCGCTTCATCTCTGGCTGCGCGAGGACGAGACGGTGCACCGCGAGGCGCGCGGACGGATCCGCAGCGGCGCCCCGGTCACCGCGGCCGGCGGCACGGCCATGGGGACGTCCGGCTTCGACCTCCTCCAGCTGACCGTCGGATCGGCCCTGTCCACCGGGTCGCTGGTCGTCTCGGTGCTCCAGTGGCAGGCGTCCCGGCGCGGCCGGGGACCCGCCCTCACGGTGCGCCACGGCGCGTACGAGGTCACGCTCACCGGCGACGAGGCGGGCGACCCCGCAGCCCTGGACCGCATCGTCGCGGCGCTGGAGAACGGAAGCGGTGACGCGGACCCGGACGGGGCCCATGACGGGACTGCCTGA
- a CDS encoding serine/threonine-protein kinase, producing the protein MAGNDVFPAGLARRYRPVDVLGRGGMGVVFEAEDTRLRRRVAVKVLSAVGASLPQEMQRRFVGEAIALARIRHRGVVGIHDSGFDTLSGTPYLVMEMLDGADLSALAADALSVPAACWIAAETLDALDSAHRSGVLHRDVKPGNIRVSRTGHVILYDFGLAVVTEQPRSTRGDDRLIGTPQYMAPERIEGLTPVEATDLYGVGACLHFMLTGRPPFESDPEEFGDLVLRAARGIPSLRTRGVAGLPDGLIEAVDALCARDFRERPTDAGTAAALLRRWADGGREEVERLITRHLRHGEAAPAHPAEAPEYDWSEVDVTDPAVPVPAPQQVRPLDNHATHPEQDHDEWPPAHPTGPVTLSEVTRKLVHSRMTAATALSRQREAVGLVLRGELKEAAHLLSGITPFCEETLGPDHPTTLACQYWQAVCLARMGRAKKALELFARVGAHHGQGRDTTDA; encoded by the coding sequence GTGGCCGGCAACGACGTCTTCCCCGCGGGGCTCGCCCGCCGCTACCGCCCGGTCGACGTGCTCGGGCGGGGCGGCATGGGCGTGGTGTTCGAGGCCGAGGACACCCGGCTGCGGCGGCGCGTCGCGGTCAAGGTGCTCTCCGCAGTCGGGGCGAGCCTGCCGCAGGAGATGCAGCGGAGGTTCGTGGGAGAGGCCATCGCACTCGCCCGGATCCGGCACCGGGGCGTGGTCGGCATCCACGACTCCGGGTTCGACACGCTCAGCGGCACCCCGTACCTGGTGATGGAGATGCTCGACGGGGCCGACCTGTCGGCCCTCGCGGCCGACGCGCTCTCGGTCCCGGCCGCCTGCTGGATCGCCGCCGAGACCCTCGACGCCCTCGACTCCGCCCACAGGAGCGGGGTCCTCCACCGCGACGTGAAGCCCGGCAACATCCGGGTCAGCCGGACCGGCCACGTGATCCTCTACGACTTCGGCCTCGCGGTGGTGACCGAGCAGCCGCGCAGCACCCGCGGCGACGACCGGCTGATCGGCACCCCGCAGTACATGGCGCCGGAGCGGATCGAAGGGCTCACCCCGGTGGAGGCCACCGACCTCTACGGCGTCGGCGCCTGCCTGCACTTCATGCTCACCGGCAGACCGCCGTTCGAGAGCGACCCCGAGGAGTTCGGCGATCTCGTCCTGCGGGCCGCCCGGGGCATTCCCTCCCTGCGCACCCGGGGCGTGGCCGGTCTGCCGGACGGCCTGATCGAGGCCGTGGACGCGCTGTGCGCCAGGGACTTCCGCGAACGGCCCACCGACGCGGGCACCGCGGCGGCGCTGCTGCGCCGCTGGGCGGACGGCGGCAGGGAAGAGGTCGAACGACTCATCACCCGCCACCTGCGGCACGGCGAGGCCGCCCCCGCGCACCCCGCGGAAGCCCCCGAGTACGACTGGTCCGAGGTCGACGTCACGGACCCGGCCGTGCCCGTGCCCGCACCCCAGCAGGTACGCCCCCTGGACAACCACGCGACGCACCCCGAGCAGGACCACGACGAGTGGCCGCCGGCCCACCCCACGGGCCCGGTCACACTGAGCGAGGTCACCCGCAAGCTCGTGCACAGCCGGATGACCGCCGCCACCGCCCTGTCCCGCCAGCGGGAGGCGGTCGGACTGGTGCTCCGGGGCGAGCTCAAGGAAGCCGCCCACCTGCTCTCCGGCATCACCCCGTTCTGCGAGGAGACGCTGGGGCCGGACCATCCGACCACGCTCGCCTGCCAGTACTGGCAGGCTGTGTGTCTGGCCCGGATGGGCCGGGCGAAGAAGGCGCTGGAACTGTTCGCACGGGTCGGCGCACACCACGGACAGGGGAGGGACACCACGGATGCGTGA